Part of the Eleginops maclovinus isolate JMC-PN-2008 ecotype Puerto Natales chromosome 3, JC_Emac_rtc_rv5, whole genome shotgun sequence genome is shown below.
CTGTACTCACATCTGTCTTTATGCGAGCCTCATTCTGATCCATCTCATACTCCACAGCAAAAGTTGTCTGAAAACAGATCAATTTATTCAACATATTAaacaaaagcttgttttttagATTTGGTAGCAAAACCACAGAGAAATACAGCCTTAACCTTTGAGTGACGTATTGATCGAGCATATCGGCAAGGACAGAACTCTATTTATCAGAGTGCACCTTCAGAGTTTCACATAAGAGAAGATTAGTCAGTGTGGCCACATCATCTCTTGTATGAATAACTGCCTGTACGAAGGGTTAGTAGCTCTCTCTGCTTCAAACTCaaatgatgtactgtatgtgcctGCCTGCAAGTGTGAGTACAAATAATCAAAAGACAATCAAAATGTCAGCAACTCATTTAGCCATTAGCTTAATATGcttaacctaaaaaaaaaaaacagcagctctatgtttgtgtgtgtggatttgtgCTTACTCACAGCCACAGTTTGCGTATTGATATCCGTGATTGGAACGTCTCTGTACGTCACAGTCATCAGAGGCGGGAATACCTGGCCTTCCTGGGTTCGGGGAACCAGCTGGAACCTACCAAACACACGGTTGATAAAATCATCACCCCGTCACAAACGAACAAAAAGAAGCTTtgactgtgttttctttttgtattaagCTGGAGTATTAATTGGCAGCAAACCTTATTTTGACACTGCTGGCTACACGGATGACTTTGGGCAGGGAACTCGTGCTCTTCTCTCTTCCACTCAGCGTATCGACAACAAACATGCGGCGAGACAGGTACCAGTTCTTCATGCTCTCTGTAAAATGGCAAACATATTAatacaatgcacacacacacacaaatagaaaaaaatagaatCCCACCTTGGTTGATTAGGCGCCCATTGTATTGCTGGTTATAAACCAGTGTAGGCAGGGGGAGAAGTTTTCTGTTCTCTCCTCCACCAAGATCCAAAAATACATCATAGAACAACGGCTCCGGATGGGCACCCAACAGCTCTGCTACTGAGAGatcacactacacacacacacacacacacacacacacacacacccccacacccacacccacacacacacacacacccacacccacacacacacacaatatattcGAACTGGGCATTGCATGATAGTTTGTGCACAGTCCCTGAGCTCAATTTAAAGGACAGATACTCACACTCTCTTGGTAAGCAGTTCCGAAGCTGAAGGCTGCAGATTGTTTCTTAGTTGTTCCTGGACAAAGCTGAAAGAGCAGAAGTGAAGAATAAAGTTGGAAAGGTATAATTACCTATATTATTATACTAGATATGAAGcacataacacattttaaaatgttttcaataataATGTAAGAGAAAAAGTGTATATACTCAAGCTGTACTGATTGATAGTATAGGAAATTGTATGAACATGTATAACCAACATCACTAGGGGAAAACTCAGAAACAGTAACAAAGAATTTAACAGATACTGTACATCTACATtaatatgctttaaaaatatgCATGGAGTCAACAATAAGAAATGGCTTTTGTGAATCAGTTTCTGATCAACTCCGAGGGAACTGTGACCTTCAGTTTCATTATTGGGCCAATGTGTTAAAACTAGGCAGTTCTAATCATATCTTAAAATACTTAacaattgttttgtgtttttagactTAATATACTTTTAATTATCAGTTATTTGTCATCTTACCTGGAGATTACCTGCTCCTACTTGTTCCCATCTGAGGAACTCTCCTCTGACATTATAAACAGCAGCAAGCAGTTTAATGTCTGTGTTCTGTCggacaaacataaataaaaaaaacgtttactGCTTAATTTGTAGAATCCTCAAGTAGTGATTTCATTGTGATAACTGAAGGGTGATTAAAGTGTATCATTCACCTTGTTTCTTCCTCTGAAACTGAACCTAATGGGGACAGGATCGGTCTGAATCACTCGACCTGCCAGTCCAGGTTCGTCCCCGTAGTAAAGCCATGGCAGATTAACTCTCCTAGAGACAAAGCAACCAAAATGCTTAATGTTCCCTCTGGGTGCAAAATAATTACAGTATATGGTTAGAAATCATGCTATTTAATCCATAAATTGCAAAGACGGCACAATATATACACATGCTGTGTGCCATGATAGTGTTGATTACCAGTAAGAAATATCTTGAGTTGAGCTTAAAGCAGCCCGAGATCTGAAGATGGTGTTAAAGAGGCCGCAGGCATCGGAGGAGATGCTGCTGAAGGAATGCATGTTCATCACACACATGTTCCCAAGAGCCTGACATGCTGTCAAGTTGGAGAATACCTGTAACCACACAAACCTGCTCATGAACAGCTGAAATATACACAGAATGTTAAAAATTCTCCTCATAAAAGTAAAAGATCCTCAAGAGCTACAATCTGACAGCATAGGAGATtagttttaaaagctgttttaacAAAAGACAAATTTGAAAGGCTTTGAATTGTCTGATGTTAGATCAGTAAAATAAAGAGATAGAACTTACCAGACAGGCTGCTGACGAAGAGTACAGGTTTTTGACAAACCAGGCAGACTGGACACTGAACTTCTGCAaggggaaaaaagcagaaaacacaaatcagcatacatcaaaataaacaaaactgagatagcaagagagagaggaaagggaagactCACCAACTGAACATAGTTGACACTGGGATTCACATTGGTGGAGAGGCTGCCAGAAGGGAAACACAGTCCTCCTGCCTGAAAATCGCAAAATGaaccatttaaaatgcatttattaatgAGTCTGTTACTGAATTGTGGGTGTATGATGAGTCTGGAGGAGGATGTGAGGGAAAAAGGTCAGCAGAACTTACCAGGACATTAGGAGGGttacacacacaggaggagttAATGAAGGAAGCCTGACATCGCTCACACCTGAAAAACAATGATCAAAGTTCCAATCAAGTTTTCATTTCTTCTGCACTGATTTCCCTTCTTCGTTTGACTGTAGGTCTGCTGTGCAGGGGTGACACACAGACTTAATTCAATATCACCCTAAAGGGGGTTGTTcagttttaattcaaataaactaacataattactttttttatctATATTTTAACTGTACCATTAGTAAGTCAATGGCAAACATAACCACAAacatttatgattttaaaatccATGATACTTTTCCGTTCATACATGGTAAATAAATCCCTTTCAAACTCTACTTGCAGCTGTTTTAGACTTGTGACATATTGTTCCTGAACTTGCTTTAATGTATAAATGTAAACTTATTGGGTGGAACTCTGAATATGCCAGtgtttgaatcttgaatctttcaGTTGTGAGGTATTGGGTATTGGTACATACATGTCTCCACTGTAGTTTGGAACAGTCAAACCAGGGGTATTTCCGTTACACATTTCACACCTGGCCTCATCCAGAAGGTTTCCATTGATATCTCGTTCCACTGAAAAAAACACCAGCCTATATTTAGCTATTTTTACACACAAGTGTGGTAAATTTGCTGCAAGCACTATCAACATGTAAGACTTCATGAAGCATGTTTTCAATTCAATAGTGTCAAAACTGTCTACTGTGACTAACCCAGGATGTGGCCTGGTGGGCACTGGCACTTCCCCTCATCACTGAGACTGCCCGGACAGCGGATACACCCAAACCCATCTGTAATTACTGCCTGTAATGAGAGACAACTTGTCAAGAAAGCAATAACAAATGGGATTGCAATTGCGTGATGCATTATGTAAAGTATAATGTGAGATTAACAGCTATTTCCAGGTGAATTGCACATACAGGTTTGTCAGTGGGACATTGCTGACATGTGATGGATGTCTTGTCAGTTATGAGAGTTTGGTAACCAGTTTTGCAAATGCAGCTCAgtcctgcaaaaaaaaaggagaggaattATGCTGATTAGTAGAAACAGGGATTGAAGAGTGGCAAGTTTTGAGATATTAGTTATagttgtatacattttttttattaaagtgaattaaaaattgaagttttcttttaaagttttctTTCAGTTGTTCTTATGCAAACAGGCCCCAAAGTAAGGGGTCCATGCCTTAATTTGAGGAAATGCTTTATGCTCTATATACATTATGACTTTATAATCATACTAATTTACGTTCTGAGGaatttgttaattaaaaaataaaagacctcTACACATGCAGAGTAATCATTAGATTATGGAAAACATTAACTGTTAAAACAATCAGAACAAATGTTGTAGTTTATCTCCTTGTCAGATCAAATATAGTCAATTCGGCAAATGCATGAATTCCAACGGCACACTGTGCGGTCTGTTTGTTAGAGGATTTCCCCTTTTTCCCTCCGATGTTCAATACTTTTATCTTAGCTAACTAGCCTTTTACACCTAGCTTACTGTTACCGAGTTCAACGTGGATTTGTTGTGTCGTGGATGGCTGTTGAAGTCATCGCTAAAGTTAATTCTTTTGACAAATTACATGTTTTCTTGgcatatatattatgtataatcaGTTGTTTGTGTGATGGTAATCGACCTGTTGTGCTCCGGAGCTGATTTGAACCGCAGCTCACACACGAGAGACTCGAGATATCGAAAAATTCTTCCCCACTGCATTCTGAAGGAGACTTGAAGGGGATGACAAACTGCTGGCAATCAAAGAGATCTAtgtaaacagacagaaataatgTTATAATAGGTACTTTGTATCTGCTAACAACAGACGGTAGCGTCCCCGTCGCCATGGTAAACAACGGTCCCTTTTTTACCCACAATCCTATTCAGTATGCGTGATGACGTACGGAACAGTTCACGTGTGCGTCACGTTCAGCCTACTGAatatctgaaataataatatgaataaaactttgaaacaatacaaatatgcatacaaataaagttatttgtcggtctgttttttaatcaacacgattttttaaataaaggccCTATTCACTGCGTGTTTGAATACTTGTTCTGTATTTATGGTTCCTTGCTGCTTTTTacctatatatacagtctatgccTATACTATCTCAATATTGTAGGCCAACTTTTACTCCACAACTTTTATTgttcagtaaataaataaacagtaaataaagacattcaaGTGTGTCCAATTTTACCAGCTGCCACGTAATACTTCCAATATTCCATTTATATTATACTTCAAATAATACTTATCCGGCCACTCTATGACTAACTATTAATGGTAGCAGATGCATTTGAACTCTTTTAAAACACTGGTAACTCTGTACTTTGGGGTGTGTGTTTTAACCTGGAAAGCCTTGTTATGATACAATGAGGTCTCATTTAAAATTGTTATTGCATTCATCATTGAAAGAAGTGTCATGATTGCCATGTGATACACTGCAAAGTCTCTCAAATAGTCTAATGGTACACTTCACATAGGCAGCATGGCTGACTTTGAGAAATACACCCAGAGCCGGTTCAGACCTCCATGGGGCCCTATAGGCAAAACTCAGCttgagaggggaggagaaaaacaggggcaacaggtgaacacaatgacacaatcaggggaaggagggaaactaaagacagggagtgaaacttaacctgacacaagaggtgaaaacctttcaaaataaaacacacaacacaaagacatgacagacacgaaaccaggatcatgacagactacagttcagcattcaacaccattgtgccctccaagctcaccattaagctcagggaccttgggctcaacagcgccctctgcgactggatcctgagcttcctgacggccagatcccaggcagtgcggatggggaacatctcatcctccaccttgaccctcaacaccggagcccctcagggttgtgtgctcagccctctcctctactctctgtcacgcacgactgcgtggccacacacagctccaacagcatcatcaagtttgctgacgacacgaccgtcatcggcctgatcacagacggcgaagagacggcgtacagagaggaggtcagagccctgacatcttggtgccaggacaacaacctccatctcaacgtcagcaaaacaaaggagctgattgtggactacaggaagaggaagagagaggcacacacacccagcagtcagcagcttcaggttcctcggggtaaacatcagtgaggccctgacatggacacatcacaccagggtcatatccaagatggctcgacagcggctattcttcctccgcaggctgcagaagttcaacatggactccaggatactctgcaacttctacaggtgcaccatcgagagtatcctgactggctgcatcaccgcctggtatggcagttgcaccgccctcaaccgtaagactctacagagggtggtgaaaactgctcagcacatcaccaggacggagctgccatccatggaggacctctacacaCAGCgatgtaggaagaaggccggtaggatattaaaggacccccatcaccccagcaacaatctgttctgtctgctgccgtctggcagacggtatcgcagcatccggaccaagaccaccagactcagggcTAGTTATATACCACATTttataagactgctgaactcctgagctctgtgaatgtctactcacatcagtttatagtacacatatctatatattatacacatctgccatacatatctgtttatatgtaatatatgcatctgtctataccgatcctcatacaacagtgtaaagtatttaaattactgtacagtgtatttaaataatttctatttattctacatatgtatatattttacatctttacctccttagtgttgttattgtatatattttctatttttgcattactttatttatcttatttgcgctatatatgttgagttgttggaggagcctgggatataagattttcattgccaacatatacgctgtaactgctgtgcatatgacaaataaaactttTGAACCTGAACCTTGAATGCATTTCCTCTTGATCTAACACAGCAAGTCTGCCACATCTTCTTTTCTCACATACTTCAAATCTGCAATCTTCATGTAGACTCACTTGAATCAAATACTGCATTTTTTCTTGGGAGTGATAGGCCTACTGTGCTTTTGTGCATTTCTTTATAAGTTAAATGAATTTcttaatttagattttaaacGCTTAATCTAAATGTGAAGCGTgacaaggagaaagaaaagagagataTACTGTCAAAAATATGCACCATAATACAAAGAAATCACTGATGTCACAGACAGTGGACAGCCGGTCTATTAATGCAGTGATGCATTTCAGCGAGACACAAAAGTTACTGTATGGGTAAGCGCTGTCCTGACCTCACTCCGGTCCAGTAGGTGGCGGTAATTCATCACATACAAGTCAAAAAAGGAGAAAACCAAAAACAGGTTGTTGACCGCATTCCTTAGCAGCGGGGGCGGTCAGATTGATACACAAAGAGGGGACGAAATGTTTCAGCAAGTAGTCAAGGCTAACTTGAAACAGGGCAGCAGCAACGCTCGCAAATAAACGATTACTTTCTGTCCATTGGACGCAGCTGTGGTGAGTATTTGCGCGTTTCACGGAGACAGAAAAGTTGTTTACATTTCCCGGGCTATCTCCTCCCTTTCAGTGGTCCCGGACAACACACGTGTTTACTCATTGCGGATTATCTGTTGGTAATATCTCAACATACAACAtgtagatgtttttttgtttttttttgttctcacCATGTTGTCTTACTTTTCAGACACCATCTAACCTGGTGGGACAAAATGATAATCCTGCGCTTGCAAGGCCTTGATGAGAAGGCAGGCTCTAAAGATGTACGGAGATTCTTCCAACGCCTTGACATACCTGACGGTGGAGTGTTCATCGTGGGAGGAAATCTGCAAGAAGCATTTATTGCATTTACTTTAGAAAAACATGCACAGCTTGCTTTGCAGTACACCGGAAAGCTCCTAAAAGGATCTAACGTTAGTCTTTACCTCAGCAGCATGGCAGAGCTGGagaaaacacttaaatatttgcTGAAAAGGAGGAAACTCCCCCCCCCACATCCTACTGTGAAGAAACCATGGCCATTTGCAGATGCTAAGGTGCTGCCTTCAAATGCTAGCCCTCTTGATCCCAACACTGGAATTCTGCCAGAGCCTCTTCATCCAAATACTTCAAATCTACAACCTTCAAATGCAGCATCACCACACATCAATGCTGCCTTCCTTCTTGGGATGTATAGTGTCATTCAAAGTCTCCAGTCATCTGGTCAAGGTGAAAACCATGAGGCAGAGAAAACTGTTGACTTTCCAAAAACCAACAGCACAGGCGTGTTTGATGAAATGATGTCGCCAACAGTAACTCAGGAAACAGGGCCAGGCTACGTCAGGCTCTTTGGTCTGCCAGCCTCCActaaaaaacaggaaatctgCCAGTTTTTTAAAGGGTTGACAGTTCAGGAAGCCATTGTGAATGTTGAGTTGGGACGTAGCCATGCGTGCCTTGTGAAGTTCGCAAACTCACAGGATGCGTTTGATGCTCTTGACTTCAACCAGCAGTCACTGGGCCCCATCTGTGTGGAGGTGCGTGCAGGAACTGAGAAGATGTGGACCAGTGCACTGCTCGAATGTGAAAGTGCTGTTAATGTTGGGGAGAGAGTGAAAACCAAGCAAAACCCTCTGACGGAAATGGCacatcacaaacaaaaaaacacgtCTGCGCTGCAGCTCAAGAGGCAGTTTATCAACCAGTTGCCATCAAAATTGGCAAAAAAGCCAAGAGCTGATTGTGACTCGATCACTACCATATCGCCAGCTGTGGAGTACACCATCATGGTCAACAATCTACCCAGAGGGATGACCAAGACTGAAATAAAAGAATTGTTTAGATGTCCAAACATTGCACACAAAGATATATTACATCTGCTTGACAAGGAAGGCAACAGATTAGCCACAGTCTTTCTTACATTTGCATGCGGTGAGGATTATGAGTATGCAATGAATCTCAATGGGTGCCATGTGGGCATGGGTACCATTGAGGTCTCATCAATCACTAAGATGACGATGAGGGAGATGATGGCCAAAACCCTACTCGGAAGTCCCGAACTTTGTCCAAATACTGGAAAGAGGATTCAGAATAAAAATAGGAAATGGAATCCACTTGTGCCTAGCAATAACTCTGACCCAGCAGCTCAGACCTGCCTATTTGTCAGAAACCTGCCCGCAAATGTAAAAGAAAGTCAAATACAAAGACTTTTCAGCACATTCAGACTTAAAAAGGATAATATCCTCTTACTGTGTAACAACAGTGGGGAGGGTATTAGTGAGGCTCTGGTTAAGTTTAAATCTCAAAAACTTGCTACACTGGCACAAAGGCTCCATGGCCAGGACTTCCAAGGGACAAAACTACTTCTCACTCGTATTACCATGAAGCAAATGGAGGACATTTTGGCAAAAAATGTTTCAGGCAGCCAAAATGTGGACATTGTGGCTTAAAGGCccttaccttttttttcctgacaAGTTTGTGTTTCATGATCTTTTGTTGAGTGGTTCttactttaaacatgtttaacaatGTCATTAACTCTGAACATTCCATACattctaaaataaatgcttttttactGTTCATTCTGGGCATTTTATTAACCTTATTTAACTCCCGTAATGTTTTCAACTatatattaaaaagacataCTGGGGGGCTTTAATGCTGCTGAAATCTATGATAATGGGAAGGAAAAAAACTCAACTCACTCGCTCACTGAAAGTTGAAAGCATTTGGGACTACATTCAGAAGCTATTGGGAGCGCTATCCATTATCtgggcatcattttaaaagctgGGACAGGGGATCAAGGAGTAAAGAGGGGATCCCATGAGGCTAAGGACAATAGGTTGGATTTGAATTCCAGCTAACACCCTGAACATTGTGTTTAAACGAAGGTATAGTTGGAATTAAACAAACACgtaatttctttcatttcttttattagAACAGGGCCttggaaaataaagaacagacaTACACTTATGTTGAGTTACAACTGCTGAACACATGTAGTTTGTTACTTCCCAAGTTTTTGATCTTCCCGTATTCTAtattgataaaaacattaaaaaaggaagaccACCAAGTAGCAACAAAAATATGCCTAAAAGCATTAGcgtaaaaaaggaaaaagaaatcaaagtTTTTAACTTCTGCACGGTAATAACTGATGCGCACATAGGACCGAGGCATAAGATGATCAATGGATTGCTTGTGATTTTCATTTGTAATACTTGGATGGACCTGTAGAGTACCTGGAtggacctgcagagagacacaaacacattaaaatgacacaatatAGAAAGAAGCTCTACCCACATTGGGAAAGAAACAGGAATATGTCTTCCAGTCAGCAAATGGCCATCAGATGACCTTCTACATTTGAGTCCGTTTCAAATGGAAAGGCTGAGAGGAGACTTGGTTACATACCTGAGAGACTACTTGAGAATCGATCGCTACTGCCCATCAATTTGGGGGTTGTAGGTGAGAAGCCTGTGGAACTTAAGGAGAAGCTGTTCAGGCTAGAACCCTGAGGAGGAAATGAAGAAAACAATTTAGGAAAAGAtaatcagaaacagaaatgggTTTATTgacaagtaggtttacacatatgaGGAATTTGCCTTGGCATACATGAACAGTTAAATAAGaagtatgaaataaaaacaatcaaactaTTGTTCGTTAAGATATAGAACAATTATTTGCATGGACAGGTTTTTAATAATGGTATTACAGATAA
Proteins encoded:
- the tmem67 gene encoding meckelin, giving the protein MATGTLPSVVSRYKVPIITLFLSVYIDLFDCQQFVIPFKSPSECSGEEFFDISSLSCVSCGSNQLRSTTGLSCICKTGYQTLITDKTSITCQQCPTDKPAVITDGFGCIRCPGSLSDEGKCQCPPGHILVERDINGNLLDEARCEMCNGNTPGLTVPNYSGDMCERCQASFINSSCVCNPPNVLAGGLCFPSGSLSTNVNPSVNYVQLKFSVQSAWFVKNLYSSSAACLVFSNLTACQALGNMCVMNMHSFSSISSDACGLFNTIFRSRAALSSTQDISYWRVNLPWLYYGDEPGLAGRVIQTDPVPIRFSFRGRNKNTDIKLLAAVYNVRGEFLRWEQVGAGNLQLCPGTTKKQSAAFSFGTAYQESCDLSVAELLGAHPEPLFYDVFLDLGGGENRKLLPLPTLVYNQQYNGRLINQESMKNWYLSRRMFVVDTLSGREKSTSSLPKVIRVASSVKIRFQLVPRTQEGQVFPPLMTVTYRDVPITDINTQTVATTFAVEYEMDQNEARIKTDTALGVMAGVALIYSLLKTVSWKRRIASQLIDAETLLKFLMFYAGDLANVFFAVTVGTGLYWLIFYKAQQFVSVLLPLPAQEEQFVTYIGCAFALKAVQFLHKLILQVSIDVFFIDWERPRCKANRTVQAAGEPKRDPSPVSIWRTYFVANEWNEIQTIRKISPTFQIMAVLFFLEVLDFSNLALRDPWPTLQRSTQEYTPSYSIMLRYALASTLWLCIGFLQVIFFTVFHEHFIEDKIRQFVDLCSISNISVLLLSHRCFGYYIHGRSVHGHADTNMEEMNNNLNRESESLCGQRGLLPNSEIQTFQVSLTNRLRLQYDRIREQIGRRNGPSRLMDTSSANQFEQRARGYQTMNHFLGSVIDHAHPDMDYIVRDKMMLERVIGMEFLEPSEKSIFYNDEAHSFSDVLFYGNEATLLIFDTLFFCVVDLGSQSFVLAAVLTCVQQIIFRLIRNTLGRKNLVNKTLVDERFLI
- the rbm12ba gene encoding RNA binding motif protein 12Ba — protein: MIILRLQGLDEKAGSKDVRRFFQRLDIPDGGVFIVGGNLQEAFIAFTLEKHAQLALQYTGKLLKGSNVSLYLSSMAELEKTLKYLLKRRKLPPPHPTVKKPWPFADAKVLPSNASPLDPNTGILPEPLHPNTSNLQPSNAASPHINAAFLLGMYSVIQSLQSSGQGENHEAEKTVDFPKTNSTGVFDEMMSPTVTQETGPGYVRLFGLPASTKKQEICQFFKGLTVQEAIVNVELGRSHACLVKFANSQDAFDALDFNQQSLGPICVEVRAGTEKMWTSALLECESAVNVGERVKTKQNPLTEMAHHKQKNTSALQLKRQFINQLPSKLAKKPRADCDSITTISPAVEYTIMVNNLPRGMTKTEIKELFRCPNIAHKDILHLLDKEGNRLATVFLTFACGEDYEYAMNLNGCHVGMGTIEVSSITKMTMREMMAKTLLGSPELCPNTGKRIQNKNRKWNPLVPSNNSDPAAQTCLFVRNLPANVKESQIQRLFSTFRLKKDNILLLCNNSGEGISEALVKFKSQKLATLAQRLHGQDFQGTKLLLTRITMKQMEDILAKNVSGSQNVDIVA